In one window of Corynebacterium incognita DNA:
- a CDS encoding NADP-dependent isocitrate dehydrogenase, with protein MSKITWTRTDEAPLLATYSFKPVVEAFASTAGIEVETRDISLAGRILAQFPERLGDKKVEDALTELGKMAKTPEANIIKLPNISASLVQLKKAIAELQAQGYDIPDYEEAPEQYAVVTGSAVNPVLREGNSDRRAPEAVKNFVKKNPHRMGAWSADSKTAVATMDSGDFRNNEKSVIMPAADELTIKHVAADGTETELLGGLKVLEGEVIDGTFMSAKKLDEFLKAQVARAKEEGVLFSAHMKATMMKVSDPIIFGHIVRAFFADVFDKYGEQLEAAGLNGENGLGAIYDGLEKLEGGAEIKAAFDEALAAGPDLAMVNSDKGITNLHVPSDVIIDASMPAMIRTSGQMWNKNNETQDTLAVIPDSSYAGIYQAVIDDCKANGAYDPTTMGTVPNVGLMAQKAEEYGSHNKTFKIAANGKVQVVNSASDVLIEHEVEAGDIWRACQTKDAPIQDWVKLAVTRSRLSGMPAIFWLDSERAHDANLIELVNKYLADHDTEGLDITIASPVEATKTSVERIRRGEDTISVTGNVLRDYNTDLFPILELGTSAKMLSVVPLMAGGGLFETGAGGSAPKHVQQVEEENHLRWDSLGEFLALAESFRHEKQARGNEKAGVLAAALDKATERVLDEGKSPSRKVGEIDNRGSHLYLAAYWAEELAAQTDDAELAAAFKDFSAALNENLEAIAQELLDAQGSPADLGGYYSPDEDKTTAVLRPSAKYNELLDSLKK; from the coding sequence ATGTCTAAAATCACCTGGACCCGCACCGACGAAGCGCCCTTGCTGGCGACCTACTCTTTTAAGCCCGTCGTCGAGGCGTTCGCGTCCACCGCAGGCATCGAGGTAGAAACCCGAGACATCTCCCTCGCAGGCCGCATCCTGGCGCAGTTCCCAGAGCGCCTGGGAGACAAGAAGGTCGAGGACGCGCTCACCGAGCTGGGCAAGATGGCCAAGACCCCGGAAGCAAACATCATCAAGCTGCCGAACATCTCCGCTTCCCTGGTGCAGCTGAAGAAGGCTATCGCCGAGCTGCAGGCGCAAGGCTACGACATCCCGGACTACGAAGAAGCGCCGGAGCAGTACGCGGTAGTTACCGGCTCCGCCGTAAACCCGGTCCTGCGTGAGGGCAACTCTGACCGCCGCGCGCCAGAGGCCGTGAAGAACTTCGTGAAGAAGAACCCGCACCGCATGGGTGCTTGGTCCGCAGACTCCAAGACCGCGGTGGCCACCATGGACTCCGGCGACTTCCGCAACAACGAAAAATCCGTCATTATGCCGGCAGCTGATGAGCTCACCATCAAGCACGTGGCGGCCGATGGCACCGAGACCGAGCTGCTCGGCGGGCTCAAGGTGCTCGAGGGCGAGGTCATCGACGGCACCTTCATGTCCGCAAAAAAGCTGGACGAGTTCCTCAAGGCTCAGGTGGCGCGCGCGAAGGAAGAGGGCGTGCTGTTTTCCGCGCACATGAAGGCCACCATGATGAAGGTCTCCGACCCGATCATCTTCGGCCACATCGTGCGCGCGTTCTTCGCGGATGTCTTTGACAAGTACGGCGAGCAGCTGGAGGCAGCGGGCCTCAACGGTGAAAACGGCCTGGGCGCCATCTACGACGGCCTGGAGAAGCTGGAGGGCGGCGCTGAGATCAAGGCTGCGTTCGACGAAGCACTGGCTGCCGGCCCGGACCTGGCGATGGTCAACTCTGACAAGGGCATCACCAACCTGCACGTGCCTTCCGACGTCATCATCGACGCCTCCATGCCGGCCATGATCCGCACCTCCGGTCAGATGTGGAACAAGAACAACGAAACCCAGGACACCCTGGCTGTGATTCCGGATTCCTCTTACGCAGGCATCTACCAGGCCGTCATTGACGACTGCAAGGCCAACGGCGCCTACGACCCGACCACCATGGGTACCGTCCCGAACGTTGGCCTGATGGCGCAGAAGGCTGAGGAGTACGGCTCCCACAACAAGACCTTCAAGATTGCTGCCAACGGTAAGGTGCAGGTCGTCAACTCTGCCAGCGACGTGCTCATCGAGCACGAGGTCGAAGCAGGCGACATTTGGCGCGCCTGCCAGACCAAGGACGCCCCGATCCAGGACTGGGTGAAGCTGGCCGTGACCCGCTCCCGCCTGTCCGGCATGCCGGCCATCTTCTGGCTGGATTCCGAGCGCGCCCACGACGCCAACCTCATCGAGCTGGTGAACAAGTACCTGGCCGACCACGACACCGAAGGCCTGGACATCACCATTGCATCCCCAGTGGAGGCCACCAAGACCTCCGTCGAGCGCATCCGCCGCGGCGAGGACACCATTTCCGTGACCGGTAACGTGCTGCGTGACTACAACACCGACCTGTTCCCGATCCTCGAGCTGGGCACGTCCGCGAAGATGCTGTCCGTGGTGCCTCTCATGGCTGGCGGCGGCCTGTTCGAGACCGGCGCGGGCGGCTCCGCGCCGAAACACGTGCAGCAGGTGGAGGAAGAAAACCACCTGCGTTGGGACTCCCTCGGCGAGTTCCTGGCGCTGGCGGAATCCTTCCGCCACGAGAAGCAGGCCCGCGGCAACGAGAAGGCAGGCGTGCTGGCGGCGGCCCTGGACAAGGCTACCGAGCGCGTGCTGGACGAGGGCAAGTCCCCGTCGCGTAAGGTCGGCGAGATCGACAACCGCGGATCCCACCTCTACCTGGCCGCATACTGGGCCGAGGAGCTGGCCGCGCAGACCGACGACGCCGAGCTCGCCGCCGCGTTCAAGGACTTCTCTGCGGCGCTCAACGAAAACCTTGAGGCCATCGCGCAAGAGCTTCTCGACGCCCAGGGCTCCCCGGCCGATCTTGGCGGCTACTATTCCCCGGACGAGGACAAGACCACGGCCGTTTTGCGCCCGTCGGCGAAGTACAACGAGCTGCTTGACTCGCTGAAGAAGTAG
- a CDS encoding MFS transporter yields the protein MQNSASRRPRVPRQTEISPQRRSLVMLALALGAFGIGTTEFVSMGLLPMIADDYAITEDKAGHIISAYALGVVVGAPLITAVTGLMPRRRLLIILMAAFTLGNFLSVVATNYPVLMAARFIAGLPHGAYFSVAGLAGASMAEPGKRGKAVAMVSMGLSVATVIGVPAAQALGAALGWHAAYVVVTIIGATTLTALWFLMPHMTRMAPTRVKTELSAFGNINVWLTLITGTVGFGGMFAVYTYISWTMTQRAGMPDNLMWLVLMAYGVGMVLGNFAGGALADRDLEKGVLFALAMIAASLVAFYFSSQNPILGTINFGIVAFFGSTLVPSLQIRLMDVAGDAQTVAAALNHSALNLANASGAALGGAVIAAGMGYAAPALAGACLAVAGIAIWLLALAVNRRRPAGSPRR from the coding sequence GTGCAAAATTCTGCTTCTCGACGCCCCCGTGTTCCCCGTCAAACAGAAATCTCGCCGCAGCGCAGATCGCTGGTGATGTTGGCGCTCGCGTTGGGCGCATTTGGCATCGGTACGACGGAGTTCGTATCGATGGGTTTGCTGCCGATGATCGCCGACGATTATGCGATCACCGAGGACAAGGCGGGCCACATCATTTCCGCCTACGCGCTTGGTGTGGTGGTGGGCGCGCCGTTAATAACGGCGGTGACAGGCCTGATGCCGCGGCGGCGCCTGCTGATTATCTTGATGGCGGCGTTTACCTTGGGCAACTTTCTTTCGGTGGTGGCCACTAACTACCCGGTGCTCATGGCGGCGCGGTTTATCGCGGGCCTGCCGCACGGTGCGTATTTCTCCGTGGCAGGCCTGGCGGGCGCGTCGATGGCGGAGCCGGGCAAGCGCGGTAAGGCCGTGGCCATGGTGTCGATGGGCCTATCGGTAGCCACGGTCATCGGTGTACCCGCGGCGCAGGCGCTTGGCGCGGCGCTGGGCTGGCATGCGGCCTACGTGGTGGTCACCATCATCGGCGCGACCACGCTTACTGCCTTGTGGTTCCTCATGCCGCACATGACGCGCATGGCGCCCACCCGCGTGAAGACGGAGCTCTCCGCGTTCGGCAACATCAACGTCTGGCTCACCCTGATCACCGGCACCGTGGGCTTCGGCGGTATGTTCGCCGTCTACACCTACATCTCTTGGACGATGACCCAGCGCGCCGGGATGCCAGACAACCTCATGTGGCTGGTGCTCATGGCCTACGGCGTGGGCATGGTGCTGGGCAACTTCGCCGGCGGCGCGCTCGCTGACCGCGACCTCGAAAAGGGCGTCCTGTTCGCCCTCGCGATGATCGCCGCCTCGCTCGTCGCATTTTATTTCAGTTCGCAGAACCCCATCTTAGGCACCATCAACTTCGGCATCGTCGCGTTCTTCGGGTCCACGCTCGTGCCGTCGCTGCAGATCCGACTCATGGATGTCGCCGGCGACGCCCAGACCGTCGCCGCCGCCCTCAACCATTCCGCGCTCAACCTCGCCAATGCGTCCGGCGCGGCGCTCGGCGGCGCCGTCATCGCGGCCGGCATGGGCTACGCGGCACCCGCGCTCGCGGGCGCCTGCCTTGCCGTCGCGGGCATCGCCATCTGGCTGCTTGCGCTCGCCGTTAATCGGCGGCGCCCAGCAGGCTCACCGCGGCGCTAA
- a CDS encoding LamG-like jellyroll fold domain-containing protein, whose translation MQFINKTVAVACVVALPLVTTVVPAHAVEPTPQSAGTATETAGADLNTAPGARGTIAVLPDTQFYSRYGAEGNDQFSLQFPDTPNPFDAQTQWIVDKQDELDISMTQHLGDVVDQADVAAEWPVADRAMSTLEKATVPYAIIPGNHDAMGNSFAPYTETFPADRQATSSSHEASSPSGLSNFHTFEVSGVPMGSVNVPWDASDAELAWADDQLKAHPHLPTIVTSHQIINITGSGEPESTDFGQKLWDEVINPNPQVFLTYSGHHHGATNRVLHNDQGLPVFQQLIDYQMAYQGGNGLMSLVEFDFTNNQLSQTSFSPWVLQKPQEKLTSFDEAVLTDAGSTYSYDFDFGKRFKAIGAEYKPEGSAESYSQKLRAQIDAEFTPAEAIKHTAPECEADYPEVDGTVAHWRPEAKDGKVQYTDITGNGNDMTQKSTGGSAKLVDAAPENSAAPHAVRFDPGAKHLFTYFETGDDAPINNEKFEDGYTFETFINIDENFSEDNHWMGFISRFGMRSQLDNLNTDSDLEEPPAQGAISSLREIQWAFAESNDAVEGHSNWSSDVPAGQWLHVAVVDTGEQSDGTGSVTMYVNGAPVLRNAYGPHGLNGIDGKKWIIGGSTYADMLSSGFFGEIGEARFTDHALDKDQWLTEHAGTCPGDSNSNSSGSSHGSSAGVSIVAVAAALGATVAALAHVNPKILPAWARPHVKRFQKFIASQK comes from the coding sequence GTGCAATTCATCAACAAAACCGTCGCCGTCGCCTGCGTCGTGGCCCTGCCGTTGGTCACCACTGTAGTCCCGGCCCACGCGGTAGAACCCACGCCTCAGTCCGCTGGTACTGCGACCGAAACGGCCGGCGCAGACCTCAACACCGCCCCCGGCGCCCGCGGCACCATCGCCGTGCTCCCGGACACCCAGTTCTATTCCCGCTACGGCGCGGAGGGCAACGATCAGTTCTCGCTGCAGTTCCCGGATACGCCGAACCCTTTTGATGCCCAGACCCAGTGGATCGTCGACAAGCAGGACGAGCTGGACATCTCCATGACCCAGCACCTGGGCGACGTCGTGGACCAGGCTGACGTCGCCGCCGAGTGGCCGGTGGCCGACCGCGCCATGTCCACCCTGGAGAAAGCCACTGTGCCGTACGCCATCATTCCGGGCAACCACGACGCCATGGGCAACTCGTTCGCGCCGTATACCGAGACTTTCCCCGCCGACCGCCAGGCCACGTCTTCCTCCCACGAGGCGTCCAGCCCGTCGGGTTTGTCCAACTTTCACACCTTCGAAGTGTCCGGCGTGCCGATGGGCAGCGTCAACGTGCCGTGGGACGCCTCCGATGCGGAGCTCGCCTGGGCCGATGATCAGCTCAAGGCGCACCCGCACCTGCCGACGATTGTGACCTCGCACCAGATCATCAACATCACCGGTAGCGGGGAGCCGGAGTCCACTGACTTCGGCCAAAAGCTGTGGGATGAGGTAATCAACCCCAATCCGCAGGTGTTCCTCACCTATTCCGGCCACCATCATGGTGCGACTAACCGAGTGCTGCACAACGATCAGGGTTTGCCGGTGTTCCAGCAGCTCATCGACTACCAGATGGCCTACCAGGGCGGCAACGGCCTGATGTCGCTGGTGGAGTTCGATTTCACGAATAACCAGCTGAGCCAGACGTCGTTTAGCCCGTGGGTGCTGCAAAAGCCGCAGGAGAAGCTGACCTCGTTCGACGAGGCCGTGCTCACCGACGCTGGTTCCACCTATTCTTACGATTTCGATTTCGGCAAGCGTTTCAAGGCCATCGGTGCGGAGTACAAGCCCGAGGGCAGTGCGGAGTCCTACTCGCAGAAGCTGCGCGCGCAGATCGACGCCGAGTTCACTCCGGCCGAGGCCATCAAACACACTGCCCCGGAGTGTGAGGCCGATTACCCGGAGGTTGACGGCACCGTCGCGCACTGGCGCCCGGAGGCCAAGGACGGGAAGGTGCAGTACACCGACATCACCGGCAACGGCAACGACATGACGCAGAAGTCCACCGGCGGTTCCGCCAAGCTTGTCGACGCCGCGCCCGAGAACTCCGCCGCACCCCACGCGGTGCGCTTCGACCCCGGCGCGAAGCACCTGTTCACCTACTTCGAGACCGGCGACGATGCGCCGATCAACAACGAGAAGTTCGAGGACGGCTACACGTTTGAGACGTTTATCAACATCGACGAGAACTTCAGCGAGGACAACCACTGGATGGGCTTCATCTCCCGCTTTGGTATGCGCTCCCAGCTGGATAACCTCAACACGGATTCGGACTTGGAGGAGCCGCCGGCCCAGGGAGCTATCTCCAGCCTGCGGGAGATCCAGTGGGCGTTCGCCGAGTCCAACGACGCGGTGGAGGGGCACTCTAACTGGTCCTCGGATGTCCCGGCGGGGCAGTGGCTGCACGTGGCCGTGGTAGACACCGGCGAGCAGTCTGACGGCACGGGTTCTGTGACCATGTACGTCAACGGCGCCCCGGTGCTGCGCAACGCCTATGGCCCGCATGGCCTCAATGGCATCGACGGCAAGAAGTGGATCATCGGCGGCTCAACGTATGCCGACATGCTGTCCTCGGGCTTCTTCGGCGAGATTGGCGAGGCGCGCTTCACCGACCACGCCCTGGACAAGGATCAGTGGCTCACTGAGCACGCTGGCACCTGCCCCGGCGACAGCAACAGCAATTCCAGCGGCAGCTCCCACGGCAGTTCCGCGGGAGTGTCCATCGTCGCTGTCGCCGCCGCGCTCGGCGCGACGGTGGCCGCGCTGGCGCACGTGAATCCGAAGATTCTGCCCGCCTGGGCGCGGCCGCACGTCAAGCGCTTCCAGAAATTTATCGCTTCCCAAAAATAG
- a CDS encoding bifunctional metallophosphatase/5'-nucleotidase, which translates to MQSRRMGRALAVAAASVSVSVCGSVLVAPATAAELAEFSVTNFTDFHGHLEDDGTKEMGAVKLAGLAKQVNQGQEYAFVSSGDNVGGSAFVSSVSEDKYALEALNAMGVEATAVGNHEFDKGFDDLTGRIDAASDYPLLGANVYKDGQRALDSHVVKEMNGVKVAFVGTVTQQTPSIVSADAVKGLEFRDPVAETNTLAKQLKDSGEADVVVALFHEDAAANADKFGAEVDVVFGGHSHKPFNQTIERDGTSPLYVLQSDAHTKLLSDLDITFDKTAGTIADVKVAQYDYAAAAGTQADAGVQGIVDKAVTEADKLGAKVVGNVSGAMVRGEWSDESTISNFIANGAKYAVEDATGQDVDLGVMNAGGVRADLDAGDVTYEEAANIHPFANNYVVATFTGQQIKDALESQWEKADSTHPDRVIGLSDNVAYTYDPKAPQGEKVTGVTIGGKPLEMDRDYRVAGAAFLVTGGGDGHFPAGAGRDVVDPGVLDLEAFLTYLGSDKHKVPAAQTGVGVTTSRETTPGAKLTVDLSSLNYTVDTDPQATTAKVALGDAVAQAPITHGTASVELTVPEDLCGEQFLVVTTDAGTTALAPVTVTGCEAGDDGDGASSGSSVGAGVLGIAGLVGAVIGLLNVGVDMNWSIIPPSVRKAVRDVRGAIFGKR; encoded by the coding sequence ATGCAATCTCGTCGGATGGGCCGGGCGCTGGCAGTAGCGGCGGCGTCAGTGTCAGTGTCGGTATGTGGCTCCGTGCTCGTAGCGCCGGCAACAGCAGCGGAGTTGGCGGAGTTTTCCGTCACCAACTTCACCGATTTCCACGGCCACTTGGAAGATGACGGCACCAAGGAAATGGGCGCCGTCAAGCTCGCGGGCCTGGCCAAGCAGGTCAACCAAGGGCAGGAATACGCATTCGTGTCCTCAGGCGATAACGTCGGCGGCTCCGCCTTCGTGTCCTCGGTCTCCGAAGACAAGTACGCCCTGGAGGCACTCAACGCCATGGGTGTGGAGGCCACCGCGGTAGGCAACCATGAGTTCGACAAGGGCTTCGACGATCTGACCGGGCGTATCGACGCCGCGTCCGACTACCCGCTGCTCGGCGCCAACGTGTACAAGGACGGCCAGCGCGCGCTCGACTCGCACGTCGTCAAAGAGATGAACGGCGTCAAGGTGGCTTTCGTGGGCACCGTGACGCAGCAGACCCCGTCGATTGTGTCCGCGGACGCGGTCAAGGGCCTGGAGTTCCGCGACCCGGTGGCCGAGACCAACACGCTCGCTAAGCAGCTCAAGGACTCCGGCGAGGCGGACGTCGTGGTGGCGCTGTTCCACGAAGACGCGGCGGCCAACGCGGACAAGTTCGGCGCGGAGGTCGACGTCGTGTTCGGAGGCCACTCCCACAAACCGTTTAACCAGACCATCGAGCGCGACGGCACCTCCCCGCTATACGTGCTGCAAAGCGACGCCCACACCAAGCTGCTCAGCGACCTGGACATCACCTTCGACAAAACCGCGGGCACGATTGCGGACGTCAAGGTCGCGCAGTACGACTACGCCGCTGCGGCCGGGACCCAGGCGGACGCTGGGGTGCAAGGGATCGTCGACAAGGCGGTGACCGAGGCGGACAAGCTCGGCGCCAAGGTCGTGGGCAACGTCTCCGGCGCGATGGTGCGCGGCGAGTGGTCGGACGAGTCCACCATCTCCAACTTCATTGCCAACGGCGCGAAATACGCCGTGGAAGACGCCACCGGCCAGGACGTGGACCTGGGCGTCATGAACGCCGGCGGCGTGCGCGCCGACCTGGACGCGGGCGATGTCACCTACGAAGAAGCGGCGAACATCCACCCGTTTGCCAACAACTACGTGGTAGCCACCTTCACCGGGCAGCAGATCAAGGACGCGCTGGAAAGCCAGTGGGAGAAGGCGGATTCCACGCACCCGGACCGCGTGATCGGCTTGTCCGACAACGTGGCCTACACCTACGACCCTAAGGCGCCGCAGGGCGAGAAGGTCACGGGCGTGACCATTGGCGGCAAGCCACTGGAGATGGACCGCGATTACCGCGTGGCCGGCGCGGCGTTCCTGGTCACCGGTGGCGGCGACGGCCACTTCCCCGCCGGCGCGGGCCGCGACGTCGTGGACCCGGGCGTGCTGGACCTGGAGGCGTTCTTGACGTACCTGGGCTCCGACAAGCACAAGGTCCCCGCGGCGCAGACCGGCGTGGGCGTGACGACGTCCCGCGAGACCACCCCGGGAGCGAAACTCACGGTCGATCTGTCCTCGCTCAACTACACGGTGGACACCGACCCGCAGGCGACCACGGCGAAGGTCGCGCTTGGCGACGCCGTGGCACAGGCCCCGATCACACACGGCACCGCGAGCGTGGAGCTGACGGTGCCGGAGGATCTGTGCGGTGAGCAGTTCCTGGTGGTGACCACTGATGCGGGCACCACCGCGCTGGCGCCGGTGACGGTGACCGGCTGCGAGGCCGGAGATGACGGCGACGGGGCGTCGTCAGGCTCGTCCGTGGGCGCGGGTGTGCTCGGGATTGCGGGCCTGGTGGGCGCGGTGATCGGCCTGCTCAACGTCGGCGTGGACATGAACTGGTCGATTATCCCGCCGAGCGTGCGCAAGGCCGTGCGCGATGTGCGCGGCGCTATTTTTGGGAAGCGATAA